From a region of the Tursiops truncatus isolate mTurTru1 chromosome 13, mTurTru1.mat.Y, whole genome shotgun sequence genome:
- the LRRC30 gene encoding leucine-rich repeat-containing protein 30 → MGARQSGARCKDKGLPGRGVLRGRQKFSPWDDALLSGRDPRCLLKRGLRHVSFSLVTKGMTDAPDFLWSLSEVQKLNLSHNQLRALPPEVGKLTRLVVLNLCGNRLKTLPREVSLLQSLKVLFVHMNCLTELPAELSACRNLEVLSLSHNFLSQLPASLADLSRLRKLNLSHNRFAHIPVCVFSLRELDFLHVGSNRLENIAESIQCLASLQIFIAESNNIHTFPRSLCLLTSLELLNLNNNDIQTLPEELYLLCRLARIAWNPMDKGLHISHNPLSKPLPELLEGGLEMLFSYLKDKKHT, encoded by the coding sequence ATGGGGGCCAGGCAGTCTGGTGCCCGCTGCAAGGACAAGGGCCTCCCGGGGCGGGGCGTCCTGCGGGGGAGGCAGAAGTTCTCCCCGTGGGACGATGCTCTGCTCTCGGGGAGGGACCCGCGGTGTCTGCTGAAGCGGGGCCTGCGGCACGTCAGTTTCAGCCTGGTCACCAAGGGCATGACAGATGCTCCCGACTTCCTGTGGAGCCTGTCAGAGGTGCAGAAGCTCAACCTGTCCCACAACCAGCTCCGGGCCCTCCCGCCCGAGGTGGGGAAGCTGACACGGCTGGTGGTCTTGAACTTGTGCGGGAACCGCCTGAAGACCCTGCCCCGGGAGGTCAGCCTCCTCCAGAGCCTCAAGGTCCTGTTTGTGCACATGAACTGCCTGACGGAGCTGCCGGCAGAGCTGAGCGCCTGCCGGAACCTGGAGGTCCTGAGCCTGTCGCACAACTTCCTGTCCCAGCTCCCCGCCAGCCTCGCCGACCTCTCCCGGCTGCGCAAGCTGAACCTCAGCCACAACCGCTTTGCGCACATCCCTGTCTGCGTGTTCTCGCTCAGGGAGCTGGACTTCCTGCACGTGGGCTCCAACCGCCTGGAGAACATTGCCGAGAGCATCCAGTGCCTGGCCAGCCTGCAGATCTTCATTGCCGAGAGTAACAACATCCACACCTTCCCCCGCTCCCTCTGCCTGCTCACGAGCCTGGAGCTGCTGAACTTGAACAACAATGACATCCAGACCCTCCCCGAGGAGCTCTACCTGCTGTGCAGACTGGCCAGGATCGCTTGGAACCCCATGGACAAAGGGCTTCACATTTCCCACAACCCTTTATCCAAACCTCTGCCCGAGCTGCTGGAGGGGGGTCTGGAGATGCTCTTTAGCTACCTGAAGGACAAAAAACACACCTGA